One genomic region from Yersinia canariae encodes:
- a CDS encoding YcjF family protein: MSEPLKPRIDFEQPLQPLDEPVLKAAQAFDEQAAENFYPAAPELDAENEEGRVEGLVNAALKPKRSLWRKMVTAGVALFGVSVIAQSVQWVNQAWQQQDWIALGATTAGGLIVLAGVGSVVTEWRRLYRLRQRAEERDIARELLVSHGIGQGRAFCEKLARQAGLDQGHPALQRWQASLHETHNDREVVELYAKLVQPSLDNLARAEISRYAAESALMIAVSPLALVDMAFIAWRNIRLINRIAALYGIELGYFSRLRLFRLVLLNIAFAGASELVREVGMDWLSQDLAARLSARAAQGIGAGLLTARLGIKAMELCRPLPWLGDDKPKLGDFRRQLISQLKNTLPKKDKLPQS, encoded by the coding sequence ATGAGCGAGCCTTTAAAACCACGGATCGATTTTGAACAGCCTTTGCAACCCTTGGATGAGCCAGTATTAAAAGCTGCGCAGGCTTTTGACGAGCAGGCCGCTGAGAATTTCTATCCTGCCGCCCCAGAACTGGACGCCGAAAATGAAGAAGGGCGGGTGGAAGGATTGGTTAATGCTGCATTGAAACCCAAACGCAGTCTGTGGCGCAAAATGGTGACTGCGGGGGTGGCATTATTTGGTGTCAGCGTGATTGCTCAGTCAGTGCAATGGGTCAATCAGGCCTGGCAACAGCAGGATTGGATTGCTTTGGGGGCCACCACCGCGGGGGGATTGATTGTGCTGGCGGGGGTCGGTTCGGTCGTGACAGAGTGGCGGCGCTTGTATCGCCTACGTCAACGGGCCGAAGAGCGAGATATTGCACGAGAGCTTCTGGTGAGTCACGGTATCGGGCAAGGGCGTGCATTTTGTGAAAAACTGGCGCGCCAGGCTGGGTTGGATCAAGGTCATCCAGCACTCCAGCGCTGGCAAGCTTCCCTGCATGAAACCCATAATGACCGTGAAGTCGTTGAACTGTATGCTAAATTGGTACAGCCTTCACTGGATAATCTGGCGCGGGCCGAAATTAGCCGCTATGCCGCTGAGTCAGCATTGATGATTGCTGTCAGCCCACTGGCGCTGGTGGATATGGCATTTATCGCCTGGCGGAATATTCGTCTGATCAATCGTATTGCTGCTTTATATGGCATTGAGTTGGGATATTTCAGCCGCCTCCGTTTGTTCCGTTTGGTGTTGCTTAATATTGCCTTTGCTGGCGCGTCTGAATTGGTGCGAGAAGTGGGTATGGATTGGCTGTCGCAGGATTTAGCTGCGCGTTTGTCAGCCCGAGCTGCTCAAGGTATTGGGGCGGGATTGTTGACTGCCCGATTGGGTATCAAAGCAATGGAATTGTGCAGGCCATTGCCGTGGTTAGGTGATGACAAACCTAAATTGGGCGATTTTCGTCGGCAGTTGATTAGCCAGTTGAAGAATACCTTGCCAAAGAAAGATAAATTGCCTCAGTCATGA
- a CDS encoding RES family NAD+ phosphorylase produces MMLYRIVMRRYLASTWTGYGAEIYGGRWNHKGHAAIYLASSVSLAMLETLVHIQDSSTLSEFELFQIEIEDSHILLLQPQDWPADWRNDPAPATTMDIGTEWLESESSLGLLVPSTLVPSENNLLLNPRHKDFQTSLNSVKPLSFAFDSRLKSSS; encoded by the coding sequence ATGATGCTCTACCGCATCGTGATGCGCCGTTATCTTGCATCAACCTGGACCGGTTATGGCGCTGAAATCTATGGTGGCCGCTGGAATCATAAGGGGCACGCCGCCATCTACTTAGCCAGCAGTGTGTCGTTGGCGATGTTAGAGACATTGGTGCATATTCAGGACAGCTCAACACTGAGTGAGTTTGAGTTATTTCAGATTGAAATTGAAGACAGTCATATCTTGCTGCTTCAGCCGCAGGATTGGCCAGCAGACTGGCGCAATGACCCGGCACCTGCGACCACAATGGATATCGGCACCGAATGGCTGGAGTCAGAATCATCACTTGGATTACTGGTTCCATCCACTCTGGTGCCATCAGAAAATAATCTACTGCTTAATCCTCGACATAAAGATTTTCAAACCAGCTTAAACAGTGTCAAACCACTCTCTTTTGCCTTTGATTCTCGGCTGAAATCGTCCTCATGA